The genomic segment GATTCAGCAGAGCCGAACGCACGTTGATATGATTGGACACATATGCAGAATTTCCTGTGATGTTGCCGGAAGGGGCTCCTCCAATTCCCAGACAGCCGACATTTGTTTTAACAAAGGTCATATAGCCCCGCTGAATGCCGTCGGCATCAGCAGGCGCAAAAAACACCAATGGAGGGCCGACACTTGCATCATTCAGAATTGGTGTCCCGCCATATGCAGTGTCACTGTAGTCAAAAAGCTGGATATTGGTTCCGTCTCCTTCTACAGAGATACCCACGTTATCAAGCGGTCTCAGCGGCATGGTAACCCCGATGAGTTTGTTTCCGTTACTGTTATATACCCCGACATATACCTGGGCACAGACATCACCAGACTGGATATTGATCAGCGATACCCAACCGTTTCCCGCCTGCCAGTATGCGATTCCCGCACCGCCCCAAAGATTGTCAATCGAAGAAGTAGCAGCCTGTGACGAAGCTGAAAAAGAGCATATGAGGAGGAAAAACGCTGCCAGAATAAAGGATTTTTTCATAAAAAAACCTCCTTTTCTTGAAATATTGCGCATTATATAAACTATATCATACCGCAGAAAAAATGCAAAACGCTGTACTCATTAAAAACGCACGGTGCAAACAGCTCAACCAGATTATTCATGAAGCGTGGAATAGCGTCCGCAGTTTAATCAGAAAAACTATGAATAATATGTCTAACGGTCTTTTCTGTTATACCCGAACCTCTGTTCAAATACCGGTGCAATGAGATTGTCAACCGGTACATAGTCGTCACTGAGGACTACAGAATAGTTCTTTTTCATGAACCCCTCAATGACATGCCCGGGCACTATGGATGAAGATGTGTGCTGTGCGCCCCTGCTGCCTATATAAGAGGAAAAATCGCGTATCTGCACGGAGTCTCCTGCTGCAAGCACGATAAACGTGCTTATGCCCATGTTTTCGAACCGGGGACTGATCGAGATGAGATGAATGTTCCCTTCACCGAAGACCTCTGTCAGTGTCCTGATATAGGAAGGAAGAAAAGCACCGTTCTGAAAATCGTCAATGATATTCGTAAGCAGAATGCCATCCGGGTTCAGGATATCCCGTAACTGCATCGCGAATTCCCTTGTGGTCAGGTGATAGGGAATCGAAAGGTCGTTGTAGGCATCGATAAAGATGACATCATATTTTTCCCTGCAGTTCATGACGAACCAGCGACCGTCGTCGTTGAATGAGCGGATACGGGTATTTTCCGGAAGGCCAAGGTATGTGTAAACGATTTTTGTGACTACGGGATCGATTTCGATCACATCGATGTGTGCATGAGGGTAATACGTCTCCAAATATCTCGGGAAGGTATATCCGCCCCCGCCGATGGTAAGGGTCCTGAGGGGAGAATCTTTCGGAAATCGCCATTTCAGCACATCAGCATAAATTTTCTCGTACTGGTACTCAATGTGGAGGGGGTTTTCAAGATTCACATAAGAATGGACGAGGTTATCCAGTATCAGAGCCTGAAGCGGTGTGGTACCATCCCTGCTTACGGCCTTTTTCAGTTTCAGGGTGTAATAGTCGCTTTCAGTATAATAGTAGGTATCTGCGGTGAGGTGAGGCCTGAACGCAAGGTCGTAGGTGAAAATCACGATAAGCGCAGGAATCAGGAGAAGACCTGCGGCCCGTGCTCCTTTTCTGAACAAGCTGCCCCACAGGAGTGCGGTAAGAATGAGGATGCCGCCTATTGTCAGGATGATATTCCTGGTGCCCATCCAGGATATCAGGAAGAACCCTGCTGCAAACGTGCCGGTGATTGATCCGAGAGTTGAAACC from the Nitrospirota bacterium genome contains:
- a CDS encoding fused MFS/spermidine synthase, coding for MKTTTAYIITFIASFCILVIEIVAGRILAPFVGVSLYTWTSIIGVVLAGISVGAYLGGKLADRFPGRKTLGWLLLVSGIATLLISPVTNIVAGYHFPATLMLRILIVTTITFFLPSCILGMISPVVVKLAVNNLERVGNVVGKIYAVSTLGSITGTFAAGFFLISWMGTRNIILTIGGILILTALLWGSLFRKGARAAGLLLIPALIVIFTYDLAFRPHLTADTYYYTESDYYTLKLKKAVSRDGTTPLQALILDNLVHSYVNLENPLHIEYQYEKIYADVLKWRFPKDSPLRTLTIGGGGYTFPRYLETYYPHAHIDVIEIDPVVTKIVYTYLGLPENTRIRSFNDDGRWFVMNCREKYDVIFIDAYNDLSIPYHLTTREFAMQLRDILNPDGILLTNIIDDFQNGAFLPSYIRTLTEVFGEGNIHLISISPRFENMGISTFIVLAAGDSVQIRDFSSYIGSRGAQHTSSSIVPGHVIEGFMKKNYSVVLSDDYVPVDNLIAPVFEQRFGYNRKDR